One window of the Alphaproteobacteria bacterium CG11_big_fil_rev_8_21_14_0_20_39_49 genome contains the following:
- the rnd gene encoding ribonuclease D has translation MKLVTDTNELKDLCKELSKNEYITVDTEFLRERTYYPKLCLVQVASDDIDFAIDPLSENMDLSPLFELFCDKSIVKVFHSARQDIEIILNLSGKIPEPLFDTQVAAMVCGFGASVSYATLVIELAKAHTDKSSRFTDWSRRPLTDKQLQYALSDVTHLRTIYRELKIQLESSGRAKWLEEEMETLTNPKTYSTSPEDAWKKLKPRGTSRRFLGVLKELAAWREIKAMELDKPRGHIVKDQSLLEIAAVCPKDTVQLTKIRSVGNLKKSHEMEIIEAIERGNKIAETDLPKLGKLKSSQKADSSTIELLKVLLKAQCEKFHVAEKIVATTDDLKEIATGNELPALLSKGWRYEVFGQYALALKNGDSYLNIKDGKINVGSTR, from the coding sequence ATGAAACTTGTTACAGATACGAACGAACTTAAAGACCTGTGTAAGGAACTTTCAAAGAACGAATATATTACCGTTGATACCGAATTTCTAAGGGAAAGAACATATTACCCTAAGCTTTGTCTGGTACAGGTTGCATCTGATGATATCGATTTTGCCATAGACCCGTTATCTGAAAATATGGATCTTTCACCTTTATTTGAGCTATTTTGCGACAAAAGCATTGTAAAGGTTTTTCACTCGGCGAGGCAGGATATTGAGATTATCCTGAACCTATCGGGGAAAATACCCGAGCCGCTATTTGATACGCAGGTAGCAGCTATGGTATGCGGATTCGGTGCATCTGTGAGCTATGCAACATTAGTAATTGAGCTTGCAAAGGCTCATACCGATAAAAGTTCACGTTTTACGGATTGGTCAAGGCGACCGCTTACGGACAAACAACTGCAATACGCACTATCTGACGTTACTCACTTGCGAACCATCTATCGGGAATTAAAAATACAATTAGAAAGTTCCGGTCGGGCAAAATGGCTAGAAGAAGAGATGGAAACACTTACCAACCCTAAAACCTATAGTACCAGCCCTGAAGATGCTTGGAAAAAGTTAAAACCAAGGGGTACATCAAGGCGTTTTTTAGGCGTATTAAAAGAGCTTGCAGCTTGGCGTGAAATAAAAGCAATGGAACTGGACAAACCAAGGGGACATATAGTAAAAGACCAGTCACTTCTTGAAATAGCTGCGGTATGCCCGAAGGACACGGTTCAACTTACTAAAATACGTTCTGTAGGGAATCTGAAAAAATCGCATGAAATGGAAATAATTGAGGCGATAGAACGCGGTAATAAAATTGCCGAGACCGACCTTCCTAAATTAGGTAAATTAAAGAGTTCACAAAAGGCAGATAGTTCAACGATTGAACTTTTAAAGGTTCTGCTTAAGGCTCAGTGCGAGAAATTCCATGTAGCCGAAAAAATAGTTGCCACTACCGACGACTTAAAGGAAATAGCAACCGGTAATGAGTTACCGGCACTTTTATCAAAAGGCTGGCGTTATGAGGTCTTTGGACAATATGCACTAGCACTTAAAAATGGCGATAGTTATTTGAACATCAAAGACGGAAAAATAAATGTCGGTTCAACTAGATAA
- a CDS encoding ABC transporter family protein, producing MAAPLVLSVHDAYVTFGTKPLFEDLSFNMHSGDKISLVGKNGAGKTTLMQIITGTREIYAGKRWVEPGINIGYLQQDAMPESTTQTVHDYIFSGLKEEKQTSEYEYMVQMVVEPFDLHPDDRIATLSGGQMRRAALARALVEEPEILLLDEPTNHLDLVAIQWLEEFLKSYRGTLLCVSHDKTFLTNISDKIFWLDRGRVRVCPKGFGYFDEWSQMLLEQEERELSKRQKIVDMEVEWASKGIKARRKRNVRRLEEMKKARDRLKADKSLFNKTMRKIELEPVEASQVSKVMAEFYNVGKSFEEDGRKTLILDKFNFRVMKGDRIGILGKNGSGKTTFLKLLTQSLKPDRGTVKVAKTVEISYFDQKREDLKLNHSMWHNLCPDGGEYINVGGKQRHVCGYLKDFLFDPKSAHDLVSTLSGGQKNRLMLAKVLANPGNFMILDEPTNDLDMDTLDMLEEILSQYQGTLFIVSHDRDFLDQTVTKTLAFEGNGIVDGYIGGYSDYLQAVSGNQPNDKEEKKSPQKKKEPAKKQENQTNKLSYKLQFELDNLPEKISNLEKEIKELHELLSDPKLYMSEPEKFDKATKRVGKAQEELEKSELRWLELSEMKGA from the coding sequence ATGGCAGCACCTTTGGTACTTTCAGTACATGACGCATATGTAACATTCGGTACAAAGCCGCTATTTGAAGATTTGTCTTTTAATATGCATAGCGGTGACAAAATAAGCCTTGTCGGTAAGAACGGTGCAGGCAAAACCACCCTTATGCAGATAATTACAGGCACAAGGGAAATATATGCAGGAAAAAGATGGGTAGAGCCGGGAATAAATATCGGATACCTGCAACAGGACGCTATGCCCGAATCAACCACCCAGACAGTGCATGACTATATTTTCTCAGGATTGAAAGAAGAAAAACAAACATCAGAATATGAATATATGGTGCAGATGGTGGTAGAGCCGTTCGACCTGCACCCCGACGACAGGATAGCAACTTTGTCAGGCGGACAAATGAGGCGTGCGGCACTGGCAAGGGCTTTGGTAGAAGAGCCTGAGATATTGCTGCTTGACGAGCCTACAAACCACCTTGACCTTGTTGCAATACAATGGCTTGAGGAGTTTCTAAAATCATATCGTGGAACTTTGTTATGTGTTAGCCACGATAAGACGTTCCTGACAAATATATCGGATAAGATATTCTGGCTGGACAGAGGAAGAGTAAGGGTATGCCCCAAAGGCTTCGGGTATTTTGACGAATGGTCGCAAATGCTTCTGGAGCAGGAGGAGAGGGAGCTTTCCAAACGCCAGAAAATCGTTGATATGGAGGTAGAGTGGGCAAGCAAGGGTATAAAAGCACGTAGAAAAAGAAATGTCCGTAGGCTGGAAGAAATGAAAAAAGCCAGAGATAGGTTGAAAGCCGATAAAAGCCTTTTCAACAAAACAATGCGTAAAATCGAACTGGAGCCGGTAGAGGCCTCGCAGGTTTCAAAAGTGATGGCAGAGTTTTATAATGTCGGTAAGTCTTTTGAAGAAGACGGGCGGAAAACCTTAATACTGGATAAGTTCAATTTTAGGGTTATGAAAGGTGATAGGATAGGTATATTGGGTAAGAACGGCTCAGGTAAAACCACTTTCCTAAAATTACTGACGCAAAGCTTAAAGCCTGACCGAGGTACGGTAAAAGTGGCTAAAACCGTTGAGATATCATATTTTGACCAAAAACGTGAAGACCTGAAATTAAACCATAGTATGTGGCATAATTTGTGTCCCGACGGCGGCGAGTATATAAATGTAGGCGGAAAACAACGCCATGTATGCGGATATTTAAAGGACTTTCTGTTCGACCCCAAATCCGCCCACGACCTTGTAAGCACATTATCGGGCGGACAGAAAAACAGACTAATGCTGGCAAAAGTGCTGGCAAATCCGGGTAACTTCATGATACTGGACGAGCCGACAAACGATCTTGATATGGATACGCTTGATATGCTCGAAGAGATATTATCGCAATATCAAGGTACGCTGTTTATCGTAAGCCACGACAGGGATTTCCTCGACCAGACCGTAACAAAAACACTGGCTTTTGAGGGAAATGGGATAGTTGACGGTTATATAGGCGGATATAGTGATTATCTGCAAGCGGTATCGGGAAATCAGCCAAATGACAAGGAGGAGAAAAAATCTCCGCAAAAGAAAAAGGAACCTGCAAAAAAACAGGAAAACCAAACTAATAAACTATCATACAAATTACAGTTCGAACTAGATAACCTGCCTGAAAAAATCAGCAATCTGGAAAAAGAGATAAAAGAACTGCATGAACTTCTGTCTGACCCCAAACTATATATGAGTGAGCCTGAAAAGTTCGATAAAGCCACAAAGAGAGTAGGCAAAGCACAGGAGGAATTGGAAAAATCGGAATTACGCTGGTTGGAACTTTCCGAAATGAAAGGGGCGTAA
- a CDS encoding adenylyltransferase: MNHEQQKRYSRNTTLPHIGYKGQEKLLSSKVLVVGAGGLGCPALLYLTASGIGTLGIIDSDRVELSNLQRQILYESSDIGEYKCDSAKEALHDLNPDINIECHNIRLDKSNIDEIISGYDLIIDGTDNIETRLLLNDSCYKHRLTLVSAAIHGFIGHLYVFKAFWGKDYPCYRCIFPAIEGQQMPDCSESGVMGSVAGVMGSMLATEAIKELLDIEHSPSKNMVIYDALNTDFRKVTVKRNKGCICCG; encoded by the coding sequence ATGAACCATGAACAGCAAAAAAGATATTCAAGGAACACAACCCTTCCCCATATAGGGTATAAGGGGCAGGAAAAATTATTATCCTCAAAGGTTCTGGTTGTCGGGGCGGGAGGTCTGGGCTGTCCGGCATTATTATATCTTACTGCCTCAGGTATAGGCACGTTAGGCATAATCGACAGCGACAGGGTGGAGCTATCTAACCTGCAAAGGCAGATTTTATATGAAAGCTCCGACATTGGCGAGTATAAGTGCGACAGTGCCAAAGAGGCACTGCATGACCTGAATCCCGATATAAATATAGAATGTCATAACATAAGGCTGGATAAGAGCAATATTGATGAAATAATATCAGGGTATGATTTAATAATTGACGGCACGGATAATATCGAAACCAGATTGTTACTGAACGATAGCTGTTATAAGCATCGGCTAACGCTAGTATCTGCGGCAATACACGGTTTTATCGGTCACTTATATGTATTTAAGGCATTTTGGGGCAAGGATTATCCTTGTTACAGATGCATATTCCCTGCCATTGAGGGGCAACAGATGCCTGATTGCTCCGAGTCGGGAGTTATGGGCAGTGTTGCCGGAGTTATGGGTTCAATGCTGGCAACCGAGGCTATAAAGGAACTATTGGACATAGAGCATTCACCTTCAAAGAATATGGTGATATATGATGCCTTAAACACAGACTTCCGCAAAGTAACCGTAAAGCGTAACAAAGGTTGTATTTGTTGCGGTTAG